Proteins from a single region of Hordeum vulgare subsp. vulgare chromosome 6H, MorexV3_pseudomolecules_assembly, whole genome shotgun sequence:
- the LOC123404461 gene encoding oleosin-B3-like — MAYKYQGGTSMGMAYPDEAYQCPAGRHGGNMAFSDTSKYSGTRSIVAYSNSDECYDSARHGGRRGYEAGEHGGRMVYSDEGNHAAKRGGGIVYFDESYDDGRRGGRRVYSDEAYDDGRRGGRRVYSGEAYDDGRHGSRRIYSDKAYDDGRHGGKRVYSDKAYDDGRHGGRRVCSDSRYVAGTDGHAGMMVYSDEGYHAGRHGGGVVYSDEGYNDGRHGGRMVYSNADHYERRQGAAHGDEYVYRAHDKVCSKEEREGMGDRPRPAAYTNSSGHTRVANGQQEYYKSEEGAIAAGGGTVYSSEYARVAGGQQGYHKSARKIEEGMSAMTLGSAGGSASGERSERHDATYYSKMEKQHGRRETLGHLGAMAAAAFAMHEKHKAKKVDPEDAEAHIIKEAMATAVATSSADWAIHEFRRKKEAQSHKSSVVE; from the exons ATGGCGTACAAGTACCAAGGTGGCACGAGTATGGGTATGGCCTACCCCGACGAGGCCTACCAGTGTCCCGCCGGCAGGCATGGCGGCAACATGGCCTTCTCCGACACGAGCAAGTACTCCGGTACCAGGAGCATCGTGGCGTACTCCAACTCCGATGAGTGTTATGATAGCGCAAGGCACGGCGGTAGGAGGGGATACGAGGCTGGCGAGCATGGTGGCAGGATGGTCTACTCCGACGAGGGCAACCACGCTGCCAAGCGCGGTGGTGGCATCGTCTACTTCGACGAGTCCTACGACGACGGTAGGCGCGGAGGCAGGAGGGTCTACTCCGATGAGGCCTACGACGACGGTAGGCGCGGAGGCAGGAGGGTCTACTCCGGTGAGGCCTATGACGACGGTAGGCACGGAAGCAGGAGGATCTACTCCGACAAAGCCTATGACGACGGTAGGCACGGAGGCAAGAGGGTCTACTCCGACAAAGCCTATGACGACGGTAGGCACGGAGGCAGGAGGGTCTGCTCCGACAGCCGCTACGTGGCTGGCACCGACGGGCATGCTGGCATGATGGTCTACTCCGACGAAGGCTACCATGCTGGTAGGCACGGTGGTGGAGTTGTCTACTCCGACGAGGGCTACAACGATGGAAGGCACGGTGGCAGGATGGTCTACTCCAACGCCGACCACTACGAGAGGAGGCAGGGTGCAGCGCACGGCGACGAGTACGTGTACAGAGCGCATGACAAAGTttgctccaaggaggagagggaggggatgGGCGATCGCCCAAGGCCGGCGGCATACACCAACAGTTCTGGCCACACGAGGGTCGCCAATGGCCAGCAGGAATACTACAAAAGCGAGGAGGGCGCTATAGCCGCTGGTGGCGGCACCGTCTACTCCAGCGAGTACGCGAGAGTTGCCGGCGGCCAGCAGGGGTACCACAAGTCAGCACGCAAAATAGAGGAGGGCATGTCGGCGATGACGCTGGGCAGCGCCGGCGGTTCCGCTTCCGGCGAGCGTAGCGAGCGGCATGATGCGACCTACTACAGCAAAATGGAGAAGCAGCACGGGCGCAGGGAGACGCTCGGCCACCTTGGTGCAATGGCCGCCGCAGCCTTCGCAATG CATGAGAAGCACAAGGCAAAGAAGGTGGATCCGGAGGACGCTGAGGCGCACATTATCAAGGAGGCCATGGCCACGGCAGTTGCCACCAGCAGCGCCGACTGGGCGATCCATGAGTTCCGCCGGAAGAAGGAGGCGCAAAGCCATAAATCCAGTGTCGTTGAATGA
- the LOC123405746 gene encoding eEF1A lysine and N-terminal methyltransferase homolog produces the protein MSEDMVADGYMEIINIDISSVLIEMMRKKYFDLPQLQYMQMDVRDMSKFSDESFDCAIDKGTLDSLMCGVEAPLSATQMVLEVDRFLIH, from the exons ATGTCAGAGGATATGGTCGCTGATGGCTACATGGAGATAATAAACATTGACATTTCTTCAGTTTTAATTGAGATGATGAGAAAGAAGTACTTCGATCTTCCACAACTACAAT ACATGCAAATGGATGTTAGGGATATGAGTAAATTTTCTGACGAATCATTTGATTGTGCCATCGATAAAG GTACTTTGGACTCTTTGATG TGTGGTGTGGAGGCTCCTCTCAGCGCAACTCAGATGGTCCTAGAAGTGGACAGGTTCTTAATACATTGA